A single genomic interval of Staphylococcus hyicus harbors:
- a CDS encoding gluconate:H+ symporter, with amino-acid sequence MMYDIWPLLSVMIGILFLLVLIMKLKLNTFIALIVTAVLTGILLGMPLDKIIATIETGMGGTLGHIALIFGLGAMLGKLLADGGGATQIADTLIYKLGQKYVMWAMVIASFIIGIALFFEVGLVLLIPLVFTIAKRMKISQLMIGLPMVTALSVTHGFLPPHPGPVVIAKELNANIGEVLLYGFIVAIPVTIIAGPFFVKLAPRLSPQAFQREGDISSLGATKTFHKTELPSFKLSTFTALLPVILMLMTTIWQLVSGHQQGATNVFERFLYFTGSAGTAMLIAVLFAIYSMGLKQQRRMSDIMDSVTQAIYPIGMMILIIGGGGAFKQILIDGGVGKSIEHFFVGAQMSPLLLAWLVAALLRLALGSATVAAISTTGIILPLLQTSDVNLALVVLAIGAGSVFCSHVNDAGFWMFKEYFGLTVKETFLTWSMVETIISVTGFVFVFLLSLLV; translated from the coding sequence ATGATGTATGATATATGGCCACTATTAAGTGTTATGATTGGGATATTATTTTTGTTAGTGTTAATTATGAAACTAAAACTCAACACATTTATTGCATTAATTGTTACAGCTGTACTGACAGGAATTTTGTTAGGCATGCCCCTTGATAAAATTATTGCCACAATTGAAACCGGTATGGGAGGAACGCTTGGACATATTGCATTGATATTTGGTTTAGGTGCGATGTTAGGTAAATTGTTAGCAGATGGTGGTGGTGCGACACAAATAGCGGATACACTCATCTATAAACTAGGTCAAAAGTATGTAATGTGGGCCATGGTTATCGCATCATTTATTATCGGAATCGCATTGTTTTTTGAAGTAGGGCTCGTGCTTTTAATTCCACTTGTGTTTACTATAGCGAAAAGAATGAAAATATCTCAACTTATGATTGGTTTACCAATGGTAACAGCGCTATCTGTGACCCATGGATTTTTACCACCGCATCCTGGTCCGGTTGTTATTGCCAAAGAATTAAATGCAAATATTGGAGAAGTATTGTTATATGGATTTATCGTAGCGATTCCAGTTACAATCATCGCAGGGCCGTTTTTCGTGAAATTGGCACCACGCTTGTCACCACAAGCTTTTCAAAGGGAGGGCGACATTTCTTCATTAGGTGCGACAAAGACATTTCATAAAACGGAATTACCAAGTTTTAAATTGAGTACGTTTACAGCGTTGTTACCCGTGATTTTAATGTTAATGACAACGATATGGCAACTTGTTTCTGGTCATCAGCAAGGTGCTACAAATGTGTTTGAAAGATTTCTATATTTTACAGGTTCTGCAGGAACAGCAATGCTTATTGCAGTATTATTCGCGATTTATAGTATGGGGTTAAAACAACAAAGACGCATGTCAGATATAATGGATTCAGTGACTCAAGCCATATATCCTATAGGGATGATGATTTTAATTATAGGGGGTGGAGGAGCGTTTAAGCAGATTTTAATCGATGGTGGTGTGGGTAAATCGATAGAACATTTTTTTGTCGGCGCACAAATGTCTCCTTTATTACTTGCTTGGCTTGTCGCAGCTTTATTAAGGCTTGCACTAGGGTCTGCAACAGTTGCAGCAATTTCAACTACAGGCATCATACTTCCCTTACTGCAAACCTCTGATGTTAATTTAGCGTTAGTCGTTCTAGCAATCGGTGCGGGTAGTGTATTTTGTTCTCATGTGAATGATGCAGGTTTTTGGATGTTTAAAGAATATTTTGGATTGACTGTTAAAGAAACATTTTTAACATGGTCAATGGTAGAAACGATTATTTCTGTAACAGGGTTTGTTTTCGTATTTCTTTTAAGCCTTTTAGTGTAA
- a CDS encoding DUF2188 domain-containing protein yields MPWTMSDYPNSWKNLDTLERKKAIDIGNAMLKEGYKESDVIPIATSQAEKWFKNASQSEKDELQHKNITQHENDQSTNPDLNEHDVHVYYENNVWKVKTETAQQASDTFDSKKEAIERAQEIAKNKNTHVITHTKD; encoded by the coding sequence ATGCCGTGGACGATGTCAGATTATCCCAATAGTTGGAAAAATTTAGATACACTAGAACGCAAAAAAGCCATTGATATCGGTAATGCGATGTTGAAAGAAGGTTATAAAGAATCAGATGTCATACCAATAGCAACATCACAAGCTGAAAAATGGTTTAAAAACGCATCACAATCAGAGAAAGATGAGCTACAACATAAAAATATTACGCAGCATGAAAATGATCAATCTACAAACCCTGATTTAAATGAGCACGATGTACATGTTTACTATGAAAATAACGTTTGGAAAGTTAAAACGGAGACAGCACAACAAGCGAGTGATACGTTTGATTCAAAAAAAGAAGCAATTGAACGTGCTCAGGAGATTGCAAAAAATAAAAATACGCATGTCATTACGCATACAAAAGATTAA
- a CDS encoding thioredoxin family protein, whose amino-acid sequence MAHLKTYYQQAKPIDQYIEDMHVNKEGLLSIYNSFDLPKDSESLERIKSKGYKHVLIITEDWCTDAMMNNPILKHISEQLDLEVRAFYRDENTDLIDQYLTNGRARSIPIYIFMNENYEQMAVWGPRALSVEKFVNALRQNLPDKSSESYDDKEKEFHQTIRNRYLTDHTFWNDVYTSIIKTL is encoded by the coding sequence ATGGCGCATTTAAAAACGTATTATCAACAAGCTAAACCTATTGATCAATACATTGAAGATATGCATGTTAATAAAGAGGGGTTACTGAGTATCTACAATAGTTTTGATTTACCTAAGGATAGCGAAAGTTTAGAACGTATTAAAAGTAAGGGGTATAAGCATGTACTCATCATAACTGAAGATTGGTGTACGGATGCAATGATGAATAATCCTATATTAAAACATATTTCTGAACAGTTAGATTTAGAGGTGCGTGCCTTTTACCGTGATGAAAACACGGATTTAATAGACCAGTATTTAACGAATGGAAGAGCACGATCAATTCCAATTTATATTTTTATGAATGAAAATTATGAACAGATGGCTGTTTGGGGTCCGAGAGCTTTATCTGTGGAGAAATTCGTAAACGCATTACGTCAAAACTTACCTGATAAATCAAGTGAGTCTTATGACGATAAAGAAAAAGAATTCCATCAAACTATACGTAATCGATATTTAACTGATCATACGTTTTGGAATGATGTTTACACTTCCATTATAAAAACGTTATAA
- a CDS encoding HAAS signaling domain-containing protein — MDKITFLNELEHQLKRLPNDVVDDIMNQYETHFYKENEKGKTDREIILSLNKPKHIAKKKYAKYAVTDAENKPDFDHLRRAVLATIGMSIVTLFFVVVPLIFLLLLIIMSLFISLGMILAPIIVFLAHIYSGLSQFSLSNYLFSFAYTGLGLMFLVIIIKIVCFLRKALLKYLKWNINFIKKGTFQS; from the coding sequence ATGGATAAAATTACATTTTTAAATGAACTAGAGCATCAGCTAAAACGTTTACCTAATGATGTCGTTGATGATATTATGAACCAATATGAAACGCATTTTTATAAAGAAAATGAAAAAGGTAAAACGGATCGTGAGATTATTTTGTCACTTAATAAGCCTAAACATATTGCGAAGAAAAAATATGCAAAATATGCCGTGACAGATGCAGAAAACAAACCTGATTTCGATCACTTAAGACGCGCTGTTCTCGCAACAATTGGTATGAGTATCGTTACATTATTTTTTGTAGTAGTCCCATTAATTTTCCTTCTGTTACTTATTATTATGTCACTGTTTATTTCATTGGGGATGATTCTCGCACCAATTATTGTGTTTCTAGCGCATATATATTCAGGATTATCACAATTTTCATTGAGTAATTATCTGTTTAGCTTTGCGTATACAGGTTTAGGATTAATGTTTTTAGTTATCATTATTAAAATAGTGTGTTTCTTACGCAAAGCATTATTGAAATATTTAAAATGGAATATAAATTTTATTAAAAAAGGAACATTTCAATCATGA
- a CDS encoding DUF4097 family beta strand repeat-containing protein, with protein MKRLFLTGLTMFLVFFSLGSIVWFLFEAHHSQTQTTEKAYKSGNIERLNVDANNADVYIKKGQHFHVNYDGKAKINISKQNETLQISDSQASRKRMLDVNPFNKSKERLEITIPDKELNELNITTRVGEAYINDVKSRNVMIWYESTGQINIDNCYFDRNSIKAKDSLVNISDSNLSDSDISVLKGKITVNQTLVRKSVFKVNEGSMVLNNMKPECDFKGSVNHGDISMHYVKPPKDVMLKLTPEKGNINVNASHLHQGKNGKGTHLIELYTNHGDININ; from the coding sequence ATGAAACGATTATTTTTAACAGGATTAACAATGTTTCTCGTCTTTTTTTCATTGGGATCAATCGTATGGTTTTTGTTTGAAGCGCATCATAGTCAAACACAAACTACTGAAAAAGCGTATAAGAGTGGCAATATTGAAAGATTAAATGTCGATGCAAATAATGCAGATGTGTATATAAAAAAGGGGCAGCATTTTCATGTGAATTATGATGGTAAAGCCAAAATTAATATTTCCAAACAAAATGAAACATTACAAATCTCTGATAGTCAAGCATCTAGAAAACGTATGTTAGATGTCAATCCATTTAATAAATCGAAAGAGCGCTTAGAAATTACAATTCCGGATAAAGAACTCAATGAATTAAATATAACCACTCGAGTAGGAGAAGCGTATATTAATGATGTAAAAAGTAGAAATGTTATGATTTGGTATGAATCTACTGGTCAGATAAATATAGATAACTGTTACTTTGACCGTAATAGTATTAAGGCAAAAGACTCACTTGTAAATATTTCTGATAGTAATCTTTCGGATTCTGATATATCAGTTTTAAAAGGAAAAATTACTGTCAATCAAACGCTAGTACGAAAAAGTGTATTTAAAGTGAATGAAGGAAGTATGGTTCTGAACAATATGAAACCAGAATGTGATTTTAAAGGGTCTGTGAATCACGGGGATATTTCCATGCATTATGTAAAGCCACCTAAAGACGTGATGTTGAAGTTAACCCCTGAGAAAGGAAATATAAATGTGAATGCATCTCATTTACATCAAGGTAAAAATGGTAAAGGTACGCATTTAATCGAACTTTATACAAATCATGGTGACATAAACATAAATTAA
- a CDS encoding C45 family autoproteolytic acyltransferase/hydolase, which translates to MQDVHIDIQTFEGSHYEYGVFVAHWMQQTKMLKNREQEWKKRVPRFDIDINETYLIFQKYAPAIWEEIKGIQDTLNISTKQAILNFAHYRFTELPESGCTVFVGSDFLVRNYDYHPATYDGRYQLYRPSDGGYAQIGPMSRTTGRMDGMNEHGLVMAYNFMHRKKPANGFVCYMVGRLVLETCRNIDEGISLLKSIPHRSSFSYILQDQSGAHAIVEVTPRNIEVRYDHTCTNHFKLLTHENRNYTKESEDRLNRLEQNLQSAVDRFEVFKRFNDPKFGIYSKLFKSWSGTIHTTMYEPQSLTAWISLGENQAPIAINFKNWLQGEPILYTHLKGKIDTNIPFATH; encoded by the coding sequence ATGCAAGATGTGCATATTGATATACAAACTTTTGAAGGATCTCATTATGAGTATGGCGTTTTCGTTGCACATTGGATGCAACAAACTAAAATGCTAAAAAATAGAGAACAAGAATGGAAAAAACGGGTACCTCGTTTCGACATTGATATAAATGAAACCTATCTCATTTTTCAAAAATACGCTCCAGCCATTTGGGAAGAAATCAAGGGCATTCAAGACACTTTAAATATCTCTACTAAACAAGCTATCTTAAATTTTGCACATTACCGGTTTACAGAGTTACCTGAAAGTGGCTGTACAGTGTTTGTTGGTTCTGATTTCCTTGTTAGAAATTATGATTACCATCCAGCCACATACGATGGTCGCTATCAATTATATCGCCCTTCGGATGGTGGCTATGCACAAATAGGACCGATGTCACGTACGACTGGCCGTATGGATGGTATGAATGAACACGGACTAGTTATGGCATATAATTTTATGCATCGAAAAAAACCAGCAAATGGTTTTGTTTGTTATATGGTTGGTCGTCTCGTTTTAGAAACATGTCGTAACATTGATGAAGGCATTTCATTACTGAAATCCATCCCCCATCGAAGTTCATTCAGTTATATTTTACAAGATCAATCAGGCGCCCATGCTATAGTTGAAGTGACGCCAAGAAATATTGAAGTACGCTACGACCATACATGTACCAATCATTTTAAACTATTAACTCATGAAAACAGAAACTACACTAAAGAGTCTGAAGACAGATTAAACCGACTAGAACAAAACTTACAATCAGCGGTTGATCGTTTTGAAGTGTTCAAACGTTTTAATGACCCAAAATTCGGTATTTATAGTAAATTATTTAAGAGTTGGAGTGGAACCATTCATACCACCATGTATGAACCACAGTCACTTACAGCGTGGATAAGTTTAGGCGAGAATCAAGCGCCGATTGCTATCAATTTTAAAAATTGGCTTCAAGGCGAACCAATCTTATATACACATTTAAAGGGTAAAATAGATACAAATATTCCATTTGCAACACATTAA
- the pglS gene encoding 6-phosphogluconolactonase: protein MASKGYIGSYTKKEGKGLYYFELDEKANRISNIDTAYEINASTYFDIYEHTLVAITKNDTRSGIATFNIKEDGQLEKVSECLESVKGSGCYVSFSPDGEFIFEAVYGDGIARIYEFDKTTQKVTRLIEEVFHEYPKGPNVDRQDQSHVHYLEVTPEQKYAVAVDLGSDLIVAYHYGQHGLEVAHRTQMLPGDGPRHIAYHKTGAYAYVVNELSNTVVVMAYNDGQFKEMERHLTIPKAYLQPTKLAAVHISEDQRFMYISNRGHDSIAIFEIRNDGANLKFVDIVSTGGVSPRDFNLSPTGQHLVVAHQDEECQVVVFVRNIENGMLTKSDDSTSAQEGVCVKFLK, encoded by the coding sequence ATGGCTTCAAAAGGTTATATTGGCTCATATACGAAAAAAGAGGGTAAGGGATTATATTATTTTGAATTAGATGAAAAGGCCAATCGCATTTCAAACATTGATACAGCATATGAAATTAATGCATCTACATATTTTGACATTTATGAGCATACACTTGTTGCTATTACAAAAAATGATACACGAAGTGGCATCGCTACATTTAACATTAAGGAAGATGGTCAATTAGAAAAAGTAAGCGAATGTTTAGAGTCTGTAAAGGGATCAGGTTGCTATGTATCCTTCTCGCCAGATGGGGAGTTTATTTTTGAAGCGGTATATGGTGATGGCATTGCGCGTATTTATGAATTTGATAAAACTACACAAAAGGTCACTCGATTAATTGAAGAAGTGTTTCATGAGTATCCGAAAGGCCCCAATGTTGATCGTCAAGATCAATCACATGTACATTACTTGGAAGTGACACCTGAACAAAAATATGCTGTTGCGGTGGATTTAGGTTCAGATTTAATTGTTGCATATCATTATGGGCAGCATGGGTTAGAAGTCGCACATCGTACCCAAATGCTACCTGGAGATGGCCCACGTCATATTGCTTACCACAAAACAGGTGCTTACGCTTATGTTGTTAATGAATTATCTAATACTGTTGTCGTGATGGCATACAATGATGGCCAATTTAAAGAAATGGAACGCCATTTAACTATTCCCAAAGCGTATTTACAGCCAACTAAATTAGCAGCAGTGCACATTTCTGAAGATCAGCGTTTTATGTATATTAGTAACCGTGGTCACGATAGTATTGCGATTTTCGAAATACGAAATGATGGTGCTAATTTAAAATTTGTGGATATTGTTTCAACAGGGGGTGTGTCTCCTAGAGACTTTAATCTTTCACCAACAGGACAACACCTGGTCGTTGCGCATCAAGATGAGGAATGTCAAGTGGTTGTATTTGTACGTAATATAGAGAATGGCATGCTTACAAAAAGTGATGATTCAACTTCTGCTCAAGAAGGCGTTTGTGTAAAATTTTTGAAGTGA
- a CDS encoding aldehyde dehydrogenase: MLNYQMLFDASETYFKSQATKPLAFRKQKLKELKKNIKLHEKALYQALKEDLGKHSVEAFATEIGYILNSINHYRKDLKKWARKRAVETPFFLFPAKSFLMKEPLGTVLIIGPFNYPFQLVMEPLIGAIAAGNTAVVKPSELTPNVSKVIQSIIEATFEETHVSVIQGGKDTIQSLLALPFDHIFFTGSTKVGQIVYEAASKHLTPVTLELGGKSPTIIDKTANLKVASERICFGKFLNLGQTCVAPDYVLIDESIKDDFIDAMRTTLKEFYGTNPQKSHDLGRIVNDQHFHRLSTLLETHKDQIVIGGAKDQSSRFIEPTILDNIHPSDDIMQEEIFGPLLPIVTYQSFDTALSWLQSRPKPLALYVFTEDENFSTLVLDTLSFGSGAVNDTLLQLANPKLPFGGVGASGIGRYHGKYTFDTFTHEKPYIFKTTKLETGILFPPYKGKFNMIKQLFTKNKS; this comes from the coding sequence ATTTTGAATTATCAAATGCTTTTTGATGCATCAGAAACTTATTTTAAATCACAAGCAACAAAGCCGCTTGCATTTAGGAAACAAAAATTAAAAGAGTTGAAGAAAAATATAAAACTTCATGAGAAGGCATTGTATCAAGCGTTAAAAGAGGATCTAGGCAAACATTCTGTAGAAGCGTTTGCAACAGAAATTGGTTACATTTTAAACTCAATAAATCATTATCGTAAAGATCTCAAAAAGTGGGCTCGAAAGCGTGCTGTGGAGACACCCTTTTTCTTATTCCCAGCAAAAAGCTTCCTAATGAAAGAACCCTTAGGCACCGTGTTAATTATCGGTCCTTTCAACTACCCTTTCCAACTCGTGATGGAACCATTAATTGGTGCGATTGCTGCTGGCAATACTGCCGTCGTTAAACCCTCAGAGTTAACACCAAATGTATCAAAAGTGATTCAATCCATTATAGAAGCCACTTTTGAAGAAACACACGTGTCAGTGATTCAAGGCGGTAAAGATACCATTCAATCTTTATTAGCTTTACCTTTTGATCACATCTTCTTTACAGGGAGTACGAAAGTGGGTCAAATCGTGTATGAAGCAGCAAGTAAACACCTTACACCCGTCACTTTAGAGTTGGGTGGCAAATCTCCAACAATCATAGATAAAACCGCAAATTTAAAAGTTGCTAGTGAACGTATTTGTTTTGGTAAATTTTTGAACCTTGGTCAAACGTGTGTCGCACCGGACTATGTACTTATTGATGAGTCAATCAAAGATGATTTTATCGATGCCATGCGTACAACACTCAAAGAATTTTATGGTACAAACCCTCAAAAAAGTCACGATTTAGGTCGCATTGTGAATGATCAACATTTCCATCGTCTATCGACATTGTTAGAAACTCATAAAGATCAAATCGTAATTGGTGGCGCTAAAGATCAATCATCAAGATTTATTGAACCCACAATCCTCGATAATATTCATCCATCAGACGACATTATGCAAGAAGAAATTTTTGGACCATTACTGCCAATCGTTACTTATCAATCTTTTGATACTGCATTATCATGGTTACAGTCCCGGCCTAAACCGTTAGCATTGTACGTTTTTACAGAGGACGAAAATTTTTCTACCTTAGTGTTAGACACCCTTTCATTTGGAAGTGGTGCTGTAAATGATACACTTCTACAATTGGCGAACCCTAAGTTACCTTTTGGCGGTGTCGGTGCATCGGGAATAGGTCGTTACCACGGAAAATATACTTTTGACACATTCACTCATGAAAAACCCTATATTTTTAAAACGACAAAGCTTGAAACAGGCATTTTATTTCCACCTTATAAAGGAAAATTTAATATGATTAAGCAACTTTTTACCAAAAACAAATCATGA
- a CDS encoding GNAT family N-acetyltransferase, which translates to MSILINEGHHKFYVGKNETSPDAEITYTFVDAKTIDVNHTFVDPCLRGQGVAKQLFNAIIKKAQDEDLKIIPSCSYVHAQFEREPSLSHLKKT; encoded by the coding sequence ATGTCAATTTTAATTAATGAAGGCCATCATAAATTTTACGTCGGAAAAAATGAAACATCCCCCGATGCTGAAATCACTTATACTTTTGTAGATGCGAAAACGATAGATGTAAACCATACCTTTGTAGATCCTTGCTTAAGAGGTCAAGGTGTCGCGAAACAATTGTTTAATGCCATCATTAAAAAAGCACAAGATGAAGATTTAAAAATCATTCCATCTTGTTCATATGTCCACGCACAATTTGAACGTGAACCATCATTATCACACTTAAAAAAAACATAA
- a CDS encoding manganese-dependent inorganic pyrophosphatase, producing the protein MTTYIFGHQNPDTDAITSAIIMADFEQLHGNKDAKAYRLGDVAPETQYALDYFKVEAPELLTDDLTNQEVILVDHNEFQQSAETINKANVKHVIDHHRIANFETAGPLYYRAEPVGCTATILYKMYNERGYEIKPEIAGLMISAIVSDSLLFKSPTCTEQDVNAARALASIANVDVDQYGLDMLKAGASTKDSTEAQLLNKDAKSFDMGERTVRIAQVNTVDIDEVMARQEALENAMNKEIAEHNYTSFILVVTDILNSDSKILVTGADTDKIANAFNTTLDNNTAFLPGVVSRKKQIVPQVTDALS; encoded by the coding sequence ATGACAACATACATTTTCGGACATCAAAATCCAGATACAGATGCCATTACATCAGCGATTATTATGGCAGACTTCGAACAACTTCACGGCAATAAAGACGCTAAAGCATATCGCTTAGGCGATGTTGCTCCTGAAACGCAATATGCATTAGATTATTTTAAAGTTGAAGCACCTGAGCTTTTAACTGATGATCTCACAAATCAAGAGGTTATTTTAGTCGATCACAACGAATTCCAACAAAGTGCTGAAACGATTAACAAAGCAAATGTCAAACATGTCATTGATCATCATCGTATAGCTAACTTTGAAACAGCTGGTCCACTATACTACCGTGCTGAGCCAGTTGGATGTACGGCGACTATCCTTTACAAAATGTATAATGAACGTGGTTATGAAATCAAACCTGAAATTGCCGGCTTAATGATTTCTGCCATTGTCTCTGACAGTCTTTTATTTAAATCGCCAACATGTACAGAACAAGATGTAAACGCAGCGCGCGCACTAGCAAGCATTGCTAATGTAGACGTTGACCAATATGGTCTTGATATGTTAAAAGCAGGTGCTTCTACAAAAGATAGTACTGAAGCGCAATTACTTAATAAAGATGCAAAATCATTTGACATGGGTGAACGTACCGTACGAATTGCGCAAGTTAATACGGTAGACATCGATGAAGTTATGGCCCGTCAAGAAGCATTAGAAAATGCAATGAATAAAGAAATCGCAGAGCACAATTATACATCATTCATTTTAGTTGTCACTGACATTTTAAATAGTGATTCTAAAATATTAGTGACAGGTGCTGATACTGACAAAATCGCAAATGCTTTTAACACAACGCTAGATAATAACACTGCATTTTTACCAGGTGTCGTTTCACGTAAGAAACAAATTGTTCCTCAAGTTACTGACGCATTATCATAA
- a CDS encoding cysteine hydrolase family protein, translated as MSKKALIVVDYSNDFIADNGKLTCGGAGQAIEGYIVDRIQQYHEMRDNIFFMMDLHFENDPTHPESKSFPPHNIIGTEGRKLYGRVGSIFQKIEHEEHVFFIDKRRYDSFFGTPLDTLLRERKIDTLEIVGVCTDICVLHTASTAYNLNYQLIIPKDGVASFNELGHEWALAHFKNTLGATVE; from the coding sequence ATGTCAAAAAAAGCTTTAATCGTAGTTGACTATTCTAATGACTTCATCGCAGACAATGGAAAATTGACTTGTGGGGGCGCTGGTCAAGCCATCGAAGGGTACATTGTAGATCGAATCCAACAGTATCATGAAATGAGAGACAATATTTTTTTTATGATGGATTTACATTTCGAGAACGATCCTACCCACCCAGAGTCTAAAAGTTTTCCTCCACATAACATTATAGGTACTGAAGGACGAAAGTTATATGGTCGTGTAGGTTCTATTTTTCAGAAGATAGAACATGAAGAACATGTTTTTTTTATTGATAAAAGACGCTATGATTCTTTCTTTGGCACACCTTTAGATACTTTATTAAGAGAAAGAAAAATTGATACTTTAGAAATTGTTGGGGTATGTACAGATATCTGTGTCTTACATACAGCTTCAACTGCTTATAATTTAAATTATCAATTAATTATTCCTAAAGATGGCGTAGCTTCATTTAACGAATTAGGACACGAATGGGCACTTGCTCATTTTAAAAATACTTTAGGCGCAACAGTGGAATAA
- a CDS encoding glycosyl hydrolase family 28-related protein produces MLKNVKKFGAKTKNKWFDTIGIQRALNVVAKQGGGTVYIPKGEYHIAKALKIYRNTTLKLDPEAVLLRKGRDALLKNGSSRKHYYRYEGNGFIKIEGGTFDMNGTEYPYNNTAMCLGHAREIEVSHVTFKNIVGGHGIDACGLDGVHIHDCQFLGFADYEGDRWFSEAIQLDLFIEGAFPKFGVNDGTITKNVVIERCYFGNSGEGKMGPWNRAIGSHASRLFHFYENIVIQHNVFENTKEYALTPLKSKNVMIAYNTFLNCAGVLRYLGVYKGKHMASLDGRIEGKEGGKHLVFIHNTIKNTTTLDTLHIRSHKDAPHRYVNILNNTFSGENNPIQITGSNDVYIYDNENLPHIKQNTVGNLFQN; encoded by the coding sequence ATGTTGAAAAATGTTAAAAAATTTGGAGCAAAAACAAAAAATAAATGGTTTGATACGATTGGAATACAACGGGCATTAAATGTTGTCGCTAAACAAGGTGGGGGGACGGTCTATATTCCAAAAGGGGAATATCACATTGCGAAAGCTTTAAAAATATATCGCAATACGACCTTGAAATTAGATCCTGAAGCCGTATTATTGCGTAAAGGGCGTGACGCTTTATTAAAAAATGGGTCCAGTCGTAAACACTATTACAGATATGAAGGAAATGGCTTTATCAAAATAGAAGGCGGTACGTTTGATATGAATGGGACGGAATATCCGTATAATAATACCGCAATGTGTTTAGGGCATGCACGTGAAATAGAAGTATCACATGTCACATTTAAAAATATAGTAGGTGGACATGGCATCGATGCTTGCGGGTTAGATGGCGTTCATATTCATGATTGTCAATTTTTAGGGTTTGCCGATTATGAAGGCGATCGATGGTTTTCAGAAGCGATTCAACTTGATTTGTTTATTGAAGGCGCTTTTCCAAAATTTGGAGTGAATGATGGTACCATTACAAAAAATGTAGTGATAGAAAGATGTTATTTTGGTAATTCTGGTGAAGGGAAAATGGGACCATGGAATAGAGCGATTGGGTCGCATGCGAGTCGACTGTTCCATTTTTATGAAAATATAGTGATACAACATAACGTTTTTGAAAATACAAAAGAATATGCGCTCACGCCGTTAAAGTCTAAAAATGTGATGATAGCTTATAATACGTTTTTAAATTGTGCAGGTGTACTGCGGTATTTAGGTGTATACAAAGGAAAACATATGGCTTCCTTAGATGGTCGTATAGAAGGAAAAGAGGGGGGCAAACATTTAGTGTTTATCCATAATACGATTAAAAATACAACAACATTGGATACATTGCATATACGAAGTCATAAAGATGCACCACATCGCTACGTTAATATACTAAATAATACATTTTCAGGTGAAAATAATCCGATACAAATTACTGGCTCGAATGATGTGTATATTTACGATAATGAAAATTTACCACATATAAAACAAAATACGGTTGGAAACCTTTTTCAAAATTAA